In Syngnathus typhle isolate RoL2023-S1 ecotype Sweden unplaced genomic scaffold, RoL_Styp_1.0 HiC_scaffold_26, whole genome shotgun sequence, one genomic interval encodes:
- the LOC133147018 gene encoding uncharacterized protein LOC133147018 isoform X1, protein MPLGFQQGEPVHQSIVSCAWRGQPSFISLLESGMDAKLDFYTRVIERFCLPPDAKLVYKDATGTEVDEDIFSDLVSQGNVTLSVFSNDEFSDCSLSSPSDYSDSSFSSCASTSTILLDEVPRKKPRLEGPLTAASARKLIEDVLGTSSGGEEVLQEYHTTKTLTDATRRKLVNIIVAHMIDKHGQLPSKAVREEYALGIVTVFPSLKDPYSKKGYEHFYDAASSTGYISWRLKTIQRKIRRGHASTSSPTGFSPGGGGPNVRRSIVVDQQLDGDAYQEAISLLNHTTDSSVIFLKMRETFQNRQKLIHDSDKTQDIFSIFPRFLDTKGLMNQDFTLLFEEEVSNLLLQKWDPFFRDNVIKEAKRLTPTPELRRMLQAAESPGSELDEAPIGLKSMVLSTKVDLLFAVPWRKTCQSFVK, encoded by the exons atgcccctgggctttcagcagggtgaacccgtgcatcaatcaatagtctcctgtgcgtggcgtggtcaaccgtcgtttatttcgctgctggaatcaggaatggatgcgaagttggacttttacacgagag tcatcgagagattttgcctgccacctgacgcaaaattagtgtacaaagatgcaacagggacagaagttgatgaggacattttcagtgaccttgtcagccaaggcaatgtgactctatcagttttctcaaatgacg aattttccgattgctccttgtcctctccatccgattattctgattcaagcttcagttcatgtgcaagtacatcaactatactcctagatgaggttcctaggaagaaaccaagacttgagggcccacttactgcagcatctgctagaaag ttgattgaagatgtccttggtaccagctcaggtggtgaagaggtcctccaagagtatcacacaacaaaaactctaacagatgctaccagaagaaagttggtcaatataatagtggcacacatgattgataaacacgg gcaactcccaagcaaagctgttcgagaagagtacgctcttgggatagtgacagtgttcccgtccctcaaagacccatactccaagaaaggctat gaacatttctatgatgctgcaagcagcaccggatacatttcttggcgtctgaaaacgattcagagaaagattcgaagaggacatgcatctacaagtagccccactggcttttccccaggaggag gaggcccaaatgtgcgcaggtccattgttgttgaccagcagcttgatggggatgcataccaggaagccatctccttgctcaaccatacaacagacagttccgtaatttttctgaagatgagagagacctttcagaatcgccaaaaactcatccacgactcagacaaaactcaagatatcttctccatcttcccaagattcctggatacaaagggattg atgaatcaagacttcacactcctgtttgaagaggaggtttccaacctgctgctccagaaatgggatccgttcttcagagataacgtcatcaaagaggccaagcggctcaccccaacacctgagctgcgccgaatgctgcaggccgcagagtctccaggaagtgaacttgatgaggcaccaa ttgggttaaagtcgatggtgttgagtacaaaggtggacttgttgtttgcagttccatggaggaagacatgccagtcttttgtcaaatag
- the LOC133147018 gene encoding uncharacterized protein LOC133147018 isoform X2, translating to MLIQVRYCQQQKYVKLDEVDGCFDFVQFHDKVIERFCLPPDAKLVYKDATGTEVDEDIFSDLVSQGNVTLSVFSNDEFSDCSLSSPSDYSDSSFSSCASTSTILLDEVPRKKPRLEGPLTAASARKLIEDVLGTSSGGEEVLQEYHTTKTLTDATRRKLVNIIVAHMIDKHGQLPSKAVREEYALGIVTVFPSLKDPYSKKGYEHFYDAASSTGYISWRLKTIQRKIRRGHASTSSPTGFSPGGGGPNVRRSIVVDQQLDGDAYQEAISLLNHTTDSSVIFLKMRETFQNRQKLIHDSDKTQDIFSIFPRFLDTKGLMNQDFTLLFEEEVSNLLLQKWDPFFRDNVIKEAKRLTPTPELRRMLQAAESPGSELDEAPIGLKSMVLSTKVDLLFAVPWRKTCQSFVK from the exons atgttgatccaggttcggtattgccaacagcagaagtatgtgaagttggatgaggttgatggatgttttgattttgtgcagttccatgacaaag tcatcgagagattttgcctgccacctgacgcaaaattagtgtacaaagatgcaacagggacagaagttgatgaggacattttcagtgaccttgtcagccaaggcaatgtgactctatcagttttctcaaatgacg aattttccgattgctccttgtcctctccatccgattattctgattcaagcttcagttcatgtgcaagtacatcaactatactcctagatgaggttcctaggaagaaaccaagacttgagggcccacttactgcagcatctgctagaaag ttgattgaagatgtccttggtaccagctcaggtggtgaagaggtcctccaagagtatcacacaacaaaaactctaacagatgctaccagaagaaagttggtcaatataatagtggcacacatgattgataaacacgg gcaactcccaagcaaagctgttcgagaagagtacgctcttgggatagtgacagtgttcccgtccctcaaagacccatactccaagaaaggctat gaacatttctatgatgctgcaagcagcaccggatacatttcttggcgtctgaaaacgattcagagaaagattcgaagaggacatgcatctacaagtagccccactggcttttccccaggaggag gaggcccaaatgtgcgcaggtccattgttgttgaccagcagcttgatggggatgcataccaggaagccatctccttgctcaaccatacaacagacagttccgtaatttttctgaagatgagagagacctttcagaatcgccaaaaactcatccacgactcagacaaaactcaagatatcttctccatcttcccaagattcctggatacaaagggattg atgaatcaagacttcacactcctgtttgaagaggaggtttccaacctgctgctccagaaatgggatccgttcttcagagataacgtcatcaaagaggccaagcggctcaccccaacacctgagctgcgccgaatgctgcaggccgcagagtctccaggaagtgaacttgatgaggcaccaa ttgggttaaagtcgatggtgttgagtacaaaggtggacttgttgtttgcagttccatggaggaagacatgccagtcttttgtcaaatag
- the LOC133147018 gene encoding uncharacterized protein LOC133147018 isoform X3, translating to MLIQVRYCQQQKYVKLDEVDGCFDFVQFHDKEFSDCSLSSPSDYSDSSFSSCASTSTILLDEVPRKKPRLEGPLTAASARKLIEDVLGTSSGGEEVLQEYHTTKTLTDATRRKLVNIIVAHMIDKHGQLPSKAVREEYALGIVTVFPSLKDPYSKKGYEHFYDAASSTGYISWRLKTIQRKIRRGHASTSSPTGFSPGGGGPNVRRSIVVDQQLDGDAYQEAISLLNHTTDSSVIFLKMRETFQNRQKLIHDSDKTQDIFSIFPRFLDTKGLMNQDFTLLFEEEVSNLLLQKWDPFFRDNVIKEAKRLTPTPELRRMLQAAESPGSELDEAPIGLKSMVLSTKVDLLFAVPWRKTCQSFVK from the exons atgttgatccaggttcggtattgccaacagcagaagtatgtgaagttggatgaggttgatggatgttttgattttgtgcagttccatgacaaag aattttccgattgctccttgtcctctccatccgattattctgattcaagcttcagttcatgtgcaagtacatcaactatactcctagatgaggttcctaggaagaaaccaagacttgagggcccacttactgcagcatctgctagaaag ttgattgaagatgtccttggtaccagctcaggtggtgaagaggtcctccaagagtatcacacaacaaaaactctaacagatgctaccagaagaaagttggtcaatataatagtggcacacatgattgataaacacgg gcaactcccaagcaaagctgttcgagaagagtacgctcttgggatagtgacagtgttcccgtccctcaaagacccatactccaagaaaggctat gaacatttctatgatgctgcaagcagcaccggatacatttcttggcgtctgaaaacgattcagagaaagattcgaagaggacatgcatctacaagtagccccactggcttttccccaggaggag gaggcccaaatgtgcgcaggtccattgttgttgaccagcagcttgatggggatgcataccaggaagccatctccttgctcaaccatacaacagacagttccgtaatttttctgaagatgagagagacctttcagaatcgccaaaaactcatccacgactcagacaaaactcaagatatcttctccatcttcccaagattcctggatacaaagggattg atgaatcaagacttcacactcctgtttgaagaggaggtttccaacctgctgctccagaaatgggatccgttcttcagagataacgtcatcaaagaggccaagcggctcaccccaacacctgagctgcgccgaatgctgcaggccgcagagtctccaggaagtgaacttgatgaggcaccaa ttgggttaaagtcgatggtgttgagtacaaaggtggacttgttgtttgcagttccatggaggaagacatgccagtcttttgtcaaatag